The DNA segment GGTGTACGCCTTCAACGTGGACAGCAGCCTTGACCTGGAGCAGATCGCCCGTAGAATGGAAGACAACCGCACGTTGCGGAATCAGACCATGTCCATCGCGCAAAAACTGATCGCCCAGGGCCGTGAAGAAGGCTATGGGCAGGGTGTGCTGAAGACTTGCCTGCGGCTGGCGCGGAAAAAGTGGGGCGCGCTTTCGGACGAGACGATTGCCGCGATTGAATCCCTGAACTATGGCCAGTTGGAGCAGCTCACGGAGGACCTCCTGGACATGAGCAGCGAGGCCGATCTGAAGCAGTGGATGCAGGCCCAGGCCGGACATTAACGGCCTTTGCGGAGAAAGACGGCCGGGATGCCAATCTGGGTCTAGAAGGCCGAAACGGATTCTAACCTGCCGATGTGAGCAATCGTATCAGAGCAGACAGGCCTGGACCAGCGCATCCTTCACGCGCAGGACGTCTTCGTCCTGCATGGCGGGGAACATGGGGAGGGTGATGCACTCTTCGTAGTAGCGTTCGGCCTCGGGAAAGTCGCCTTTTTTGAAGCCGAACTGGGCGTAGTCAGGCTGCAGGTGCACGGGGATGTAATGGACGTTAACGCCGATGCCCTGGGAGCGCAGGCTTTCAAAAACTTGCCGCCGGGTGCGGGGGGCGATCTCATCGAGATTCAGCCG comes from the Prosthecobacter sp. SYSU 5D2 genome and includes:
- a CDS encoding DUF4351 domain-containing protein; protein product: VYAFNVDSSLDLEQIARRMEDNRTLRNQTMSIAQKLIAQGREEGYGQGVLKTCLRLARKKWGALSDETIAAIESLNYGQLEQLTEDLLDMSSEADLKQWMQAQAGH